A genomic segment from Lates calcarifer isolate ASB-BC8 linkage group LG13, TLL_Latcal_v3, whole genome shotgun sequence encodes:
- the foxn4 gene encoding forkhead box protein N4 isoform X2, translating into MIEGGITSRMSGIIENAGHHPSPQDYRLLTTDPSQLREEDLPGDLQSLSWLTSVDVPRLQQMADSRGHGNGPSQGSLLEQQTAQLNNMTMTAGQGSMLQLQSNMQHSPLGISIINTHSGSMSPFSMNGLPSPGYQCPTSVYQPTPQQVYSLTQTGQQCSTGGLYSNVSFNNQSLFTQPRLAPQDQELQPKSFPKPIYSYSCLIAMALKNSKTGSLPVSEIYSFMKEHFPYFKTAPDGWKNSVRHNLSLNKCFEKVENKTSSSSRKGCLWALNPAKIDKMEEEMQKWKRKDLPAIRRSMANPDELDKLITDRPENCRRKALEPGMTRLPSCQTGLPLPVSAQMQPQPIVTLSLPCLPMHQHHQFQAQLQAQARLGPMSPAPAQTPPLHTVPDLSHSPLTQQPSKPPDDFYSVHGDTHTEVDALDPSIMDFALQGNLWEEMKDDSFNLDALGTFSNSPLRLSDCDLGTASLPPSSAGANLPLSDVQVTGLYTSYASQDPLSSQYMGAPANSKPIALL; encoded by the exons ATGATAGAAGGTGGAATTACATCCAGGATGTCAGGAATAATTGAGAATGCTGGGCATCATCCGTCTCCACAGGACTATAG GCTTCTGACCACGGACCCCTCccagctgagggaggaggaccTCCCTGGGGACCTGCAGTCTCTGTCATGGCTCACCTCCGTGGATGTGCCCCGACTACAGCAGATGGCTGATAGCCGAGGCCACGGCAACGGGCCCTCCCAGGGCAGCCTGTTGGAGcaacagacag CTCAGCTGAACAACATGACGATGACAGCGGGACAGGGCTCCATGCTCCAACTCCAGAGTAACATGCAGCACAGCCCTCTGGGAATCAGCATCATCAACACCCACAGCGGAAGT ATGTCCCCGTTCTCCATGAATGGCCTGCCCTCCCCAGGATACCAGTGCCCTACCTCAGTCTACCAGCCCACACCCCAGCAGGTGTACTCTCTAACCCAAACTGGACAACAG TGTTCAACTGGTGGGCTTTATAGCAACGTCTCTTTCAACAACCAAAGTCTATTCACGCAACCTCGCCTGGCTCCACAAGACCAGGAGCTGCAGCCCAAGTCTTTCCCCAAGCCAATCTACTCCTACAG ctGTTTGATTGCCATGGctctgaaaaacagcaaaacaggcAGCCTCCCAGTCAGTGAGATCTATAGCTTTATGAAGGAACACTTTCCTTATTTTAAG acTGCACCTGATGGATGGAAGAACTCAGTCAGACACAACCTGTCCTTAAACAAATGCTTTGAGAAGGTGGAGAACAAGACGAGCAGCTCGTCCCGTAAGGGCTGTCTGTGGGCACTGAACCCTGCCAAAATTGacaagatggaggaagagatgCAGAAGTGGAAACGCAAGGACCTCCCAGCCATCCGCCGCAGCATGGCTAACCCTG ATGAGTTGGACAAACTGATCACAGACCGCCCAGAGAACTGCAGACGTAAGGCTTTAGAGCCGGGCATGACCCGGCTGCCCAGCTGTCAAACTGGCCTCCCACTGCCCGTCTCTGCCCAGATGCAGCCTCAGCCTATAGTCACGCTGTCCCTGCCGTGTTTGCCCATGCACCAGCACCACCAGTTTCAGGCCCAGCTCCAGGCTCAGGCTCGACTGGGCCCCATGTCCCCCGCCCCGGCTCAGACGCCTCCCTTACACACGGTCCCCGACCTCTCCCACAGTCCCCTCACCCAGCAGCCCAGCAAGCCCCCTGATGATTTCTACAGCGTGCATGGTGATACGCACACAGAGGTGGATGCACTGGACCCTAGCATCATGGACTTTGCCCTTCAAG GTAACCTGTGGGAGGAAATGAAGGACGACAGCTTTAACCTGGATGCTTTGGGCACCTTCAGTAACTCACCCCTCCGACTATCAGACTGTGACTTGGGAACAGCtagcctccctccctcctccgcTGGAGCAAACCTGCCGCTGTCAGACGTGCAGGTGACGGGCCTCTACACCTCCTACGCCTCCCAGGATCCCCTGTCTTCCCAGTACATGGGTGCACCAGCCAACAGCAAGCCCATTGCCCTACTTTAA
- the foxn4 gene encoding forkhead box protein N4 isoform X1 — protein sequence MIEGGITSRMSGIIENAGHHPSPQDYRLLTTDPSQLREEDLPGDLQSLSWLTSVDVPRLQQMADSRGHGNGPSQGSLLEQQTAQLNNMTMTAGQGSMLQLQSNMQHSPLGISIINTHSGSMSPFSMNGLPSPGYQCPTSVYQPTPQQVYSLTQTGQQCSTGGLYSNVSFNNQSLFTQPRLAPQDQELQPKSFPKPIYSYSCLIAMALKNSKTGSLPVSEIYSFMKEHFPYFKTAPDGWKNSVRHNLSLNKCFEKVENKTSSSSRKGCLWALNPAKIDKMEEEMQKWKRKDLPAIRRSMANPDELDKLITDRPENCRRKALEPGMTRLPSCQTGLPLPVSAQMQPQPIVTLSLPCLPMHQHHQFQAQLQAQARLGPMSPAPAQTPPLHTVPDLSHSPLTQQPSKPPDDFYSVHGDTHTEVDALDPSIMDFALQGNYISLSEACFCLLDKCCIRTLTSLSICSGNLWEEMKDDSFNLDALGTFSNSPLRLSDCDLGTASLPPSSAGANLPLSDVQVTGLYTSYASQDPLSSQYMGAPANSKPIALL from the exons ATGATAGAAGGTGGAATTACATCCAGGATGTCAGGAATAATTGAGAATGCTGGGCATCATCCGTCTCCACAGGACTATAG GCTTCTGACCACGGACCCCTCccagctgagggaggaggaccTCCCTGGGGACCTGCAGTCTCTGTCATGGCTCACCTCCGTGGATGTGCCCCGACTACAGCAGATGGCTGATAGCCGAGGCCACGGCAACGGGCCCTCCCAGGGCAGCCTGTTGGAGcaacagacag CTCAGCTGAACAACATGACGATGACAGCGGGACAGGGCTCCATGCTCCAACTCCAGAGTAACATGCAGCACAGCCCTCTGGGAATCAGCATCATCAACACCCACAGCGGAAGT ATGTCCCCGTTCTCCATGAATGGCCTGCCCTCCCCAGGATACCAGTGCCCTACCTCAGTCTACCAGCCCACACCCCAGCAGGTGTACTCTCTAACCCAAACTGGACAACAG TGTTCAACTGGTGGGCTTTATAGCAACGTCTCTTTCAACAACCAAAGTCTATTCACGCAACCTCGCCTGGCTCCACAAGACCAGGAGCTGCAGCCCAAGTCTTTCCCCAAGCCAATCTACTCCTACAG ctGTTTGATTGCCATGGctctgaaaaacagcaaaacaggcAGCCTCCCAGTCAGTGAGATCTATAGCTTTATGAAGGAACACTTTCCTTATTTTAAG acTGCACCTGATGGATGGAAGAACTCAGTCAGACACAACCTGTCCTTAAACAAATGCTTTGAGAAGGTGGAGAACAAGACGAGCAGCTCGTCCCGTAAGGGCTGTCTGTGGGCACTGAACCCTGCCAAAATTGacaagatggaggaagagatgCAGAAGTGGAAACGCAAGGACCTCCCAGCCATCCGCCGCAGCATGGCTAACCCTG ATGAGTTGGACAAACTGATCACAGACCGCCCAGAGAACTGCAGACGTAAGGCTTTAGAGCCGGGCATGACCCGGCTGCCCAGCTGTCAAACTGGCCTCCCACTGCCCGTCTCTGCCCAGATGCAGCCTCAGCCTATAGTCACGCTGTCCCTGCCGTGTTTGCCCATGCACCAGCACCACCAGTTTCAGGCCCAGCTCCAGGCTCAGGCTCGACTGGGCCCCATGTCCCCCGCCCCGGCTCAGACGCCTCCCTTACACACGGTCCCCGACCTCTCCCACAGTCCCCTCACCCAGCAGCCCAGCAAGCCCCCTGATGATTTCTACAGCGTGCATGGTGATACGCACACAGAGGTGGATGCACTGGACCCTAGCATCATGGACTTTGCCCTTCAAGGTAATTACATTTCCCTAAGTGAggcctgtttttgtttgctaGATAAGTGTTGCATCAGAACACTGACCTCCTTATCCATCTGCTCAGGTAACCTGTGGGAGGAAATGAAGGACGACAGCTTTAACCTGGATGCTTTGGGCACCTTCAGTAACTCACCCCTCCGACTATCAGACTGTGACTTGGGAACAGCtagcctccctccctcctccgcTGGAGCAAACCTGCCGCTGTCAGACGTGCAGGTGACGGGCCTCTACACCTCCTACGCCTCCCAGGATCCCCTGTCTTCCCAGTACATGGGTGCACCAGCCAACAGCAAGCCCATTGCCCTACTTTAA